TCATCTTCATTGGGTTTTATGTGAAGGGGTCTACGAACACGAGCGAAGAGTTCTTTCTTGCTGGAAGGGAGATGTCGGCGTGGGTGGCTGGGCTGAGCTTCGTGTCAGCGAATCTGGGCTCGCTGGAGCTGATGGGATGGGCAGGGGCAGCATATCAATACGGGATGCTTGCAACCCATTGGTACTGGATCGGCGCGATTCCAGCAATGCTGTTTCTGGGCATCGTGATGATGCCGTTCTACTACATCTCGAAGACACACTCTGTACCGGGTTATCTGCATCTGAGGTTTGGCGAGGGCACAAGAGCACTGAGTGCCGTGTCGTTTGCGTTGATGACAATCCTGATGAGCGGGGTCAACATGTATGCCATGGCTGTCGTGATGCAGACAGTGCTTGGCTGGAATCTAACGTTCTCGATCTGGGTGGGCGCGGGAACGGTTGCGTTATATGTAATGCTTGGAGGTCTTCGCTCGGCAATCATCAACGAGGTGCTGCAGTTTGTTTTGATATGGGCGGGCGCAGCAACGATTCCAATCTTGGGGTTGATCGAGGCACATGGCTGGACGAATCTGAAGGCGCAGATTGCGACGAACGTAGGTAATACCAACTACACGCACCTGTGGAACACGCTTGGAGGGTTCAAAGACAACCCGATGGGCGTGCATTGGACGGGCATCGTCTTTGGGCTGGGGTTTGTTATCAGCTTCGGCTATTGGACGACGGATTTTCTTGTGGTGCAGCGGGTGTTGAGCGCGAACAGCCTGCGGTCCGCAAAGATGGCGCCGGTGATCGGTGCGGCGTTCAAAATGGCAGTGCCGTTGATCGTGATCCTGCCCGGTCTGATTGCGCTTGGACTGCACAACGCCGACGGCTCCATGGTGTTTCATCTGGTGCCCGGAAGTGTAGCGAAGGTGACCGGACAGCACAGCTACGACGACGTGCTGCCGTTGATGTTGGTTCGCTACTGCGGCCCCGGGTTATTAGGGCTCGGAATCACGGCGCTGATAGCGGGCTTTATGAGCGGAATGGCGGGTAATATCAGTGCCTTCTCGACTGTCTGGACTTATGACCTCTATGGCGCCTTCATCAACAAGAGAGCGTCTGACAAGCACTACGTAGCGATGGGACGATGGTCAACCGTTATTGGGATGCTTGTATCGATTGCGACGGCCTACCTGGTGATGAACGCGGCGTCGATCATGGATTACGTTCAAGCGTTATTCAGCTTTTTTATCGCGCCACTCTTTGGCACCGTAATTTTGGGGATGCTGTGGAAGAGGGCGACGAGAGCTGGCGGATTCTGGGGGTTGTTGGCCGGAACCGCAGCTTCGATAGGGATGTTTGTTTGGGTTCGTTTGAATGCCGACGGTCTGCGATACATCGCGATGAGTCCTGATGCGCGTCCGATGGCGGAGAACCTTTATCGTGCGCTGTGGAGTTGGCTGATCTGCGTTGTGATAACAGTGACCGTGAGCCTGATGACAACGGCTACGCCCACCGCCCAACTTGCTGGGCTGGTCTACGGAGTAACTCCGCTGCCTAGCGACGGCGCCGAAAAGCTATGGCAGAAGCCTGCCTTCTGGGCAGTCGTGGTGATCATTGTGTTTTTCATTCTGAATATAGTGTTTTTTTAGAAGCGAGCTGCGAGGAGACACGATGAGAGACAATCGTTCGCAAGATCAGAATTTGCAGAAGCGCAGAGCAAAGCTCTCCATATGGTTTTTCTGCGGCATCTTGATGCTGGCTGACGGTCTGGTTCTACTAAGCCAAGGCATCTTTGAGCGTTTCGGACACGAGCCCGCCACAGTTCTGGCGAACCTACAGCCGACGCTCTGGTGGGGCGTTCTACTGACCCTCTTCGGAGGTTCCTACACGGTGCGGTTCCGACCAGTGGCGCACTCGGTGGATTGAGTTTCTGTGCGGTACAAAGCGCAAGACACATTTTTATTTGGGGGGATATATGGGGCAATCGATTTTCAGTAGCTTTCCGACAGTGGAATACAAGGGAGCCGAGAGCACATCCGATCTGGCGTACCGCTGGTATGATGCGGACCGAACAGTGTTGGGAAAGCCACTCCGCGAGCATCTGCGATTTGCAGTCGCTTATTGGCACAGTCTGGCGATGAACGGTAGCGATCCATTCGGCGCGCCGACGATTCGCCGCCCCTGGATGGACCGCAGCGATGCGATGCAGGCTGCGCAAGACAAGGCAGACGCTGCATTCGACCTTTTTCGCGTTCTTGATCTTCCCTTCTACACGTTCCATGACCGCGATATCACTCCCGACGGGCAAACCCTGCGTGAGTCAATTACGAATCTTCACAGCATGTCGGACTACCTGGCGAAGAAGATGGAGTCGTCAAAGACACGGCTGCTATGGGGTACGGCGAACCTGTTCAGTCATCCGCGATTTATGTCCGGCGCCGCGACCAACCCAGACCCAGAAGTCTTTGCTTACAGTGCGACGACGATTAAACATTGCATGGATGTAACGAAGAAGTTGGGCGGCGAAAACTATGTACTGTGGGGCGGGCGCGAGGGCTACGAGACGCTGTTGAACACAAGCCTGAAGCGCGAGCTGGAGCAGATGGGCCGCATGCTCGCATTGGTGGTCGAGTATAAACACAAGATCGGATTCAATGGCCAAATATTGCTTGAACCGAAGCCGAAGGAACCGACCGTGCATCAATACGACTTCGATACGGCGACCGTGTTTGGGTTTCTGAAGAGGTTTGGCCTTGAGAGCGAGGTGAAGGTAAATCTTGAGGCCAATCATGCGTTGCTGGCCGGACACACTTTCGAGCATGAGATTGCCACAGCCGCTGACTTGGGGATTCTTGGTTCGCTCGATATTAACCGCGGCGACCCGTTGCTTGGTTGGGACACGGATCAGTTTCCGGTAGATCTGTACTCGATGACTTTGGCGATGTATCACGTGATCCAGGTTGGGGGCCTCGGGAGGGGCGGAATGAACTTCGACGCAAAGGTACGGCGGCAGTCAACGGAGCCGGAGGATCTGCTGCATGCGCACATTGGGGGCGTGGATATGTGCGCTCGTGCGTTCCTGATTGCTGCGAAGATTCATGAGGAAGGGCGTTTGGCTGAGATTGTGGACGCGCGCTATGCGGGTTGGGATCTGCCGGAGAACAAGGCGATGCTTGCGGGCAAGGAGTCGCTGGAGGCAATCGCTGCCCGAAGCGAAGAACGCAATATCAATCCCCAGCCGCGATCAGGGCGGCAGGAGCAGTTGGAAAATCTGATTAACCGTTACCTGTAGTCGAGGCAAGAGCAGCATCGGACCGCGAATACCGGTGTGGTTCTCGAGTAAAGGAGTTTCGATGATTTTGCGGTGTTGGGTTGTGCGATCTGCATTTGTCCTATTGACCTTGAGTGTCCCTGCTCTTGCCCAGGTTGCGTTGCCCACAGATGCGCGGCGCCCTGCATTGAGGCTTGGAGCGGCATGGTATCCCGAGCAGTGGCCGGAGAGCCGATGGGACGCGGATCTCACGCTTATGGAACAGGCGCATGTAAATTTTGTGCGCGTGGGTGAGTTTGCGTGGAGCACCATCGAGCCGCACGAGGGCGAGTTTCGTCTGGAGTGGCTGCAGCATGCAGTGCGTGCGGCGGAACGGCATCACATTGCGGTTGTGATTGGGACGCCATCCGCCGCGCCGCCAGCCTGGCTTACGCAGAAGTATCCTGAGACCCTACGCACCATGGAAAACGGCAGGAAGGATGGACATGGAAATCGCCAACAGTTCGACTGGAGCGATCCGAAGTATCGCGAACTGAGCCGGAGGGTCGCGGAGAAGATGGCCGAGGCGTTCGGTCATGACGCGAATGTTATCGGCTGGCAGATTGACAACGAATACGCCAATGAGAGCTATGGAGAAACTACCCAGGCACAATTTCAAAGCTGGCTTCGCGGAAAGTACGGGACGCTTGAGAATCTAAATACGCGGTGGACGACCGCTTATTGGAGCGAGACCTACCAGGATTGGAGTCAGATTCCGATCGCCGAACATGGGGGCAACCCGGGCCTGATGCTGAACTGGAAAGAGTTCGTCTCCGACACTTGGCGGAGTTATCAGAAGAACCAGTTGGATGCGATTCGCGCGCATGCTGAGCCTCGACAGATGATCACTACGAACATGATGGGGTGGTTCGACGCATACGATCACTACACCGTGGCGCAGGATTTGGACTTTGCCTCGTGGGACGATTATGTGGGGGCCGGACATCTGGACCCAGTGCGCAATGGTGCGACACACGATTTGACTCGTGGATTTTTGCGCAAGAACTTCTGGGTGATGGAGACGCAGCCGGGCTTTGTGAACTGGCAGACGGACAACAATGCGCTCGATAAGGGAGAGGTTCGGGCTATGGCGTGGAATGCGATTGGCCATGGCTCGGATGCAGTGGAGTACTGGCAGTGGAGGAGTGCGCTGAACGGACAGGAGCAGTACCACGGTACGCTGGTTGGAGCCGATGGGACGCCCGTCCCGCTATACGGCGAGGTGAAGCAGATTGGGGCTGAGTTCGAGAAGGCCGCTCCAGTGCTGGCTGGAACGACTGTGAGGTCGGAGGTTGCGGTGCTGCAGGACTACTCGAGTCGATGGGCTATCAATTGGCAGAGGCACAACAA
This DNA window, taken from Edaphobacter lichenicola, encodes the following:
- a CDS encoding beta-galactosidase translates to MILRCWVVRSAFVLLTLSVPALAQVALPTDARRPALRLGAAWYPEQWPESRWDADLTLMEQAHVNFVRVGEFAWSTIEPHEGEFRLEWLQHAVRAAERHHIAVVIGTPSAAPPAWLTQKYPETLRTMENGRKDGHGNRQQFDWSDPKYRELSRRVAEKMAEAFGHDANVIGWQIDNEYANESYGETTQAQFQSWLRGKYGTLENLNTRWTTAYWSETYQDWSQIPIAEHGGNPGLMLNWKEFVSDTWRSYQKNQLDAIRAHAEPRQMITTNMMGWFDAYDHYTVAQDLDFASWDDYVGAGHLDPVRNGATHDLTRGFLRKNFWVMETQPGFVNWQTDNNALDKGEVRAMAWNAIGHGSDAVEYWQWRSALNGQEQYHGTLVGADGTPVPLYGEVKQIGAEFEKAAPVLAGTTVRSEVAVLQDYSSRWAINWQRHNKAFDPVEALLSYYAPLHKLAGSVDVIADTAPLTQYKLVVAPALNVLTPEAAKNLEAYVRTGGNLVLGQRSAMKDEDNSLFPERQPGPLAAMLGARVEQFYALDQTVPVSGVWGDAQDTIWAEQLGVMDQATQVLMRYGTSNGWLDGQPAAVTRKVGRGTITYIGTGLDAAAMRRAAEWMLEESGVAAVLPEIPADVDVAIRSNTKTRVLILTNYGSEMRVIKLPHAMHDVLKGGDTASVSLPRFGVVVLQESTGSK
- the xylA gene encoding xylose isomerase, translated to MGQSIFSSFPTVEYKGAESTSDLAYRWYDADRTVLGKPLREHLRFAVAYWHSLAMNGSDPFGAPTIRRPWMDRSDAMQAAQDKADAAFDLFRVLDLPFYTFHDRDITPDGQTLRESITNLHSMSDYLAKKMESSKTRLLWGTANLFSHPRFMSGAATNPDPEVFAYSATTIKHCMDVTKKLGGENYVLWGGREGYETLLNTSLKRELEQMGRMLALVVEYKHKIGFNGQILLEPKPKEPTVHQYDFDTATVFGFLKRFGLESEVKVNLEANHALLAGHTFEHEIATAADLGILGSLDINRGDPLLGWDTDQFPVDLYSMTLAMYHVIQVGGLGRGGMNFDAKVRRQSTEPEDLLHAHIGGVDMCARAFLIAAKIHEEGRLAEIVDARYAGWDLPENKAMLAGKESLEAIAARSEERNINPQPRSGRQEQLENLINRYL
- a CDS encoding sodium:solute symporter family protein produces the protein MTRLNPVDVLILLLYFALVIFIGFYVKGSTNTSEEFFLAGREMSAWVAGLSFVSANLGSLELMGWAGAAYQYGMLATHWYWIGAIPAMLFLGIVMMPFYYISKTHSVPGYLHLRFGEGTRALSAVSFALMTILMSGVNMYAMAVVMQTVLGWNLTFSIWVGAGTVALYVMLGGLRSAIINEVLQFVLIWAGAATIPILGLIEAHGWTNLKAQIATNVGNTNYTHLWNTLGGFKDNPMGVHWTGIVFGLGFVISFGYWTTDFLVVQRVLSANSLRSAKMAPVIGAAFKMAVPLIVILPGLIALGLHNADGSMVFHLVPGSVAKVTGQHSYDDVLPLMLVRYCGPGLLGLGITALIAGFMSGMAGNISAFSTVWTYDLYGAFINKRASDKHYVAMGRWSTVIGMLVSIATAYLVMNAASIMDYVQALFSFFIAPLFGTVILGMLWKRATRAGGFWGLLAGTAASIGMFVWVRLNADGLRYIAMSPDARPMAENLYRALWSWLICVVITVTVSLMTTATPTAQLAGLVYGVTPLPSDGAEKLWQKPAFWAVVVIIVFFILNIVFF